From a single Nasonia vitripennis strain AsymCx chromosome 2 unlocalized genomic scaffold, Nvit_psr_1.1 chr2_random0001, whole genome shotgun sequence genomic region:
- the LOC107981778 gene encoding serine/threonine-protein kinase RAD53-like: MEVDITCDGYEETCVVLENGYILMSYLDLYPKPFSIFYEKNGKLYPTKKEENKFKAVDGISKYKVVFTPTSTSKSSLTEQHQIKFSDIMSNIHDFSENSNDKNKPKIRPKIGKKKTAEKPRLINVAWLNRDGEDLPFEKMGKKKDMKIRELKEVLKDVKNLNIKEKTMEEHTKKKRKDSTLDEPIVDLKKPKIIPTINLSSKKLSETNNFEISKNKFVHKSSHETDDSPSKTDNEIKSSQSSIENAFGKTISSTYTRFPDPFKRPIGKPIPRKCSIELDNVHKLPLPFMTEIKNSHLTITEQYFGSGAFGTVKLGYHNRTEVAIKVIDILGTTSKTILKEIAILREINHENIVSIVGVCCQFSEFWIVMGLVKGHNLKGIIYKPNIKKLYGLLEEDKSFSILVNFSTQLLKGMTYIENHHLGITHRDVKPTNILISTEFKQLKICDMGLAKVKEFGSLLLTTQGKEITVGTRPYMAPEVLIKKEDGTFELASKFSDAWAVACTLIEMFQEKHIWDVGGTYDYTHPITFLRKKQEPLILEKVPNLVKNILIKGLNYDHKNRATCEQMFHEFLCL, from the exons ATGGAAGTGGACATAACGTGTGATGGCTACGAAGAGACGTGTGTAGTTTTGGAAAATGGCTACATACTAATGTCCTATTTAGATTTATACCCCAAACCATTCagtattttttatgaaaaaaatggcAAGTTATATCCTactaaaaaagaagaaaacaaatttaaagccGTTGATGGTATTTCGAAATACAAAGTTGTGTTTACGCCAA ctTCAACCTCAAAATCATCTTTGACTGAGCaacatcaaataaaattttcagatATTATGAGTAACATACACGATTTCAGCGAAAACAGCAATGACAAGAATAAACCGAAGATCAGGCCTAAAATTGGTAAAAAGAAAACCGCGGAGAAACCAAGACTTATTAACGTAGCTTGGTTAAATAGAGATGGTGAAGATTTACCCTTTGAAAAAATgggtaaaaaaaaagacatgAAAATACGTGAACTAAAAGAAGTTTTAAAAGATGTGAAGAATCTTAATATAAAAGAGAAAACAATGGAGGAGCACactaaaaagaaaagaaaagattctACATTAGATGAACCTATAGTTGATTTGAAAAAGCCGAAAATTATACCTACCATTAACTTATCGTCGAAGAAATTGAGTGAAACAAATAATTtcgaaatatcaaaaaacaagTTCGTCCATAAATCATCACATGAAACTGATGATTCACCTTCAAAAACagataatgaaataaaaagttcACAGTCGTCAATAGAAAATGCCTTCGGTAAAACAATTTCATCAACTTATACTCGATTTCCTGATCCGTTTAAACGTCCAATTGGAAAACCTATACCTCGAAAATGTTCGATTGAATTGGATAACGTACATAAACTACCTTTACCTTTCATGACTGAAATTAAAAACTCACACTTAACTATAACAGAACAGTATTTTGGATCTGGAGCTTTTGGAACTGTAAAACTTGGATACCACAACCGAACAGAAGTAGCGATCAAGGTTATAGATATTTTAGGTACTACATCAAAAACCATTTTGAAAGAGATAGCCATTTTGAGAGAAATTAATCATGAAAATATAGTTTCTATTGTCGGAGTTTGCTGCCAATTTAGTGAATTTTGGATTGTTATGGGCCTTGTTAAAGGACATAACTTGAAAGGCATTATATACAAACCGAATATAAAGAAATTATATGGTTTACTCGAAGAGGATAaatctttttcaattttggtcaattttAGTACTCAACTTTTAAAAGGAATGACATATATAGAAAATCATCATCTTGGTATAACGCATAGAGATGTAAAGCCGACGAATATTTTAATTAGTACAGAGTTCAAGCAACTTAAAATTTGTGATATGGGTTTAGCTAAAGTGAAAGAATTCGGTTCATTACTTCTGACAACTCAAGGTAAAGAAATTACTGTCGGTACACGCCCATACATGGCACCTGAGGTATTGATAAAGAAAGAAGATGGAACGTTTGAATTAGCGTCCAAGTTCTCGGACGCCTGGGCTGTTGCTTGTACTCTGATTGAAATGTTTCAAGAGAAGCATATATGGGACGTAGGCGGCACATACGACTACACTCATCCGATcacatttttaagaaaaaaacaagaaccacttatattagaaaaagtaCCGAATTTAgttaagaatattttaattaaaggtCTTAATTATGATCATAAAAACCGAGCAACTTGTGAACAAATGTTTCATGAGTTTCTTTGTCTGTAG
- the LOC116416223 gene encoding uncharacterized protein LOC116416223, translating to MEVVIRFEEFPDVHCPIEDGYISMAYLHMYPQPFILVYGENKQLAIQETKGFKVVEGVLEYKVVSLKNESMEVNSFIELILQYFFKRYTYEEICLLLKQENNISITVRNLRKILKHLKLKRKNIVESPKEVIVATVIHEVFNDGLNLGYRAMHQRLRKKYRLLVKQSTVLEILRLVDPVGVENRSRYRLKRRTYKVPGPNYAWHIDGHDKLKRYGFAIHGCVDGYSKKVMWLHVSTSNNDPTIVAYYYLQCLKEFDVLPTLIRAHTGTENTVVELLQMALRFHHTNEKAGEKSFIKGKSTSNERIEKYWRQLRNHFAEYYMSIFKTMEDNGVLDIDDKIQQSLEYVKKEWNEHRIRKQNNIPSGIPNVMYFWPQKYGDQNCSQKVDQRNVDNLLNKYTKTPIFFNKHVQNLIKMLVPKYEVPRHAEEAYNLFVQILRLMNS from the exons ATGGAAGTAGTTATACGCTTCGAAGAATTTCCAGATGTTCATTGCCCTATCGAAGATGGATATATTTCTATGGCATATTTACATATGTACCCACAACCATTTATTCTTGTTTACGGAGAAAATAAACAGCTTGCTATACAGGAAACAAAAGGTTTTAAAGTAGTCGAAGGGGTATTGGAATATAAAGTTGTTTCCTTAAAAa ATGAAAGTATGGAAGTGAATAGTTTCATCGAATTAATTCTGcagtacttttttaaaagGTACACGTACGAAGAAATATGTCTATTGCTTAAACAAGAAAACAACATTTCAATTACTGTACGAAATTTGCGAAAAATTCTGAAACATCTTAAGTTGAAAAGAAAGAATATTGTCGAAAGCCCAAAAGAAGTTATTGTAGCAACCGTTATACATGAAGTGTTTAATGATGGATTAAATCTTGGATATAGAGCAATGCATCAACGTTTACGAAAGAAGTACAGACTTTTAGTGAAACAATCAACAGTACTAGAGATTTTGAGATTAGTTGATCCAGTAGGTGTTGAGAATCGGTCTAGATATAGATTGAAAAGACGGACGTATAAAGTACCAGGCCCAAACTATGCATGGCACATTGATGGCCATGATAAATTAAAGAGGTACGGTTTCGCAATTCATGGATGCGTGGATGGTTATTCCAAAAAGGTTATGTGGCTGCATGTATCTACCTCGAACAATGACCCTACAATTGTTGCCTATTATTATCTCCAGTGCTTGAAAGAGTTTGATGTTTTACCGACTCTGATACGAGCACACACAGGAACTGAAAATACAGTTGTAGAATTACTTCAGATGGCTTTACGTTTCCATCATACAAATGAGAAAGCTggagaaaaaagtttcataAAGGGTAAGAGTACTTCTAACGAGAGAATAGAGAAATATTGGAGGCAACTGCGGAACCATTTTGCTGAGTATTACATGTCTATATTTAAAACTATGGAAGATAATGGTGTACTAGATATTGACGATAAAATTCAGCAAAGTTTAGAGTATGTAAAGAAGGAGTGGAACGAGCATCGCATTAGAAAGCAAAATAACATACCCTCTGGTATTCCAAACGTGATGTACTTTTGGCCACAGAAATACGGAGATCAAAATTGTAGCCAAAAAGTCGATCAACGAAATGTTGataacttattaaataaatatacgaAAACACCGAtctttttcaataaacatgtacaaaatttaatcaaaatgTTAGTTCCTAAGTATGAAGTACCACGACATGCCGAAGAAgcttataatttatttgtacaAATTCTTCGTTTAATGAATtcttaa
- the LOC103316697 gene encoding uncharacterized protein LOC103316697, which translates to MDSANTLLDYSSSFPPCTKGNTNLTQECIEQEREPEWLENEVAGIRIWQLVGMVLSVILAVTIMICCCIRFRIPRTKQEIEADYIRKKLTRSFRKELAKINDKEMDEMDLKIGNFF; encoded by the coding sequence ATGGATTCAGCAAATACATTATTAGACTATTCTTCATCATTTCCTCCATGCACTAAAGGGAACACTAATTTAACTCAAGAATGTatcgagcaagagagagaaccgGAATGGTTAGAAAATGAAGTGGCTGGAATCAGAATTTGGCAATTAGTTGGAATGGTATTGTCAGTTATATTAGCTGTAACAATAATGATTTGTTGCTGTATTAGATTCAGAATACCGAGGACCAAACAAGAAATAGAGGCCGATTATATAAGGAAAAAATTAACGCGCAGTTTCAGGAAAGAATTAGCTAAGATTAATGATAAAGAAATGGATGAAATGGACTTGAAAATAGGTAATTTTTTCTGA